In Streptomyces venezuelae, the sequence GGTGGAGGACAGCCGGCCGGTGGCGGCGACGGTCTGGCTGAAGCTGGTGTGCACCCGGCCGTCGGCGGCGATGGTCTTGACCAGGCCTTCGACGGTGACGCGCAGCTTGGCCTGCTCCCGGTGCCGCAGCATGATCACGGGGAGTTCGTGGTCGGTCTGCGTGGCCAGCCAGGCCAGCGCGTCGGCGTCCGTGGTGTAGCCGGTCTTGGTCTTCTTGGTCTTCGGCAGGTCCAGCTCGCCGAAGAAGACCTCCTGGAGCTGCTTGGGCGAGCCGAGGTTGAACTCGTGGCCGACGGTGGCGTGGGCCTCCTTGACGGCCTGCTGCACGGCTCCGGCGAACTGCTGCTCCATGGCCTCCAGGTGGTCGCGGTCGGCGGCGATGCCGGACCGCTCCATCCGCGCGAGCAGTTCGGAGGTGGGCAGCTCCATGTCGTGGAGCAGCTCCGCGGCGCCCACCTCGGCGAGCTTGTCCGTGAAGGCGTCGCCCAGGTCCAGGACGGCGCGGGCCTGTGCCATCAGGGCCTCGGCCTCGGCGGTCTCGTCGGCACCGAAGGCCAGCTGGCCGTCGGCAGCGGCGGGCGCCAGCTCGCGGTGCAGGTACTCCATGGACAGGGCGTCCAGGGCGAAGGACCGGCGGCCCGGCTTGACCAGGTAGGCGGCGAGCGCGGTGTCCATGGTGACACCGGCGAGGGTCCAGCCGTGCTCGGGGAAGACCCGCATCAGGCCCTTGGCGTTGTGCACGACCTTCGGCTTCGCCGCGTCGGCGGCCCAGGCCGCGAAGGCCCGCTCGTCCGCCTCGTCCAGCTCGGCGGGCGTGAACCAGGCGGCGGCCCCGCCGGCCGCGGCCAGCGCGATCTCGGTGACACTGCCCTGGCCGAGCGCCCAGCTGTCGACGGTCGCGACGCCCAGCGGCCCGCCCGCGTGGCTCTCCAGCCACGGCGCCAGCTCGCCCGTGCCCAGCACGGACGCGTCCAGCTCCACTCCGGCCGCCGGCGCCGGGGCCTCCTCCACGGCCGCACCCGGGTCCACGGCGAGCAGCCGCTCGCGCAGCGACGCGTTGCGGATCTCCAGCACGTCCAGCACGCCGAGCAGGGCCGTCCGGTCGTAGGCGAGGCGCTCCAGGTCGGCCGGGGCCTTGTCCAGCTCCACGTCCTTGACCATCTCGGTCAGGACCCGGTTGAGCTTGACGGCTTCCAGGTGGTCCCGGAAGTTCTGCCCGGCCTTGCCCTTGACCTCCTCGGCGCGCTCCACGAGCTCCGCGAATGACCCGAACTGGGTGATCCACTTGGCCGCGGTCTTCTCGCCGACCCCGGGGATGCCCGGCAGGTTGTCGGACGGGTCGCCGCGCAGGGCCGCGAAGTCCGGGTACTGCTGCGGGGTGAGCCCGTACTTCTCCTCGACCTTCTCCGGGGTGAACCGGGTGAGCTCGGAGACGCCCTTGGTCGGGTAGAGCACGGTGGTGTGCTCGGAGACGAGCTGGAAGGAGTCCCGGTCACCGGTGACGATCAGCACGTCGAAGCCGGCCGCCTCCGCCTGCGTCGCCAGCGTCGCGATCACGTCGTCGGCCTCGAAGCCGTCGACCGCGAACCGCGGCACGTGCATCGCGTCGAGGAGCTCGCCGATCAGCTCGACCTGCCCCTTGAACTCGTCGGGGGTCTTGGAGCGGTTCGCCTTGTACTCGGGGAACTCCGTCGAACGCCACGTCTTGCGGGAGACGTCGAACGCCACCGCGAAGTGCGTGGGGGCCTCGTCGCGCAGCGTGTTCGCCAGCATCGACGCGAAACCGTAGATTGCGTTGGTCGGCTGCCCCGTCGCGGTCGTGAAGTTCTCCGCGGGCAGCGCGAAGAACGCCCGGTAGGCCAGGGAGTGCCCGTCCATGAGCATCAGGCGGGGGCGGCCCGCTGCGGACGGCTGGTCGGTCTTCTTCGCTGATGAATCTGCCACGCACCGATCCTAGGCGCCCCCACCGACAATTCCGGCCCGTCGCCTCCCTGGGCGCATCCTCCCCACCGGACGCCCCCGGCGCATCCGCCCGGGGCACGGTGAGCACCAGTCCGCCCTCCCCTCGATCCGTGGTCCGTGCAAGGATCGAAGGACGCGGCCACACGTGCTGCACATGTACGTACGCTCGAAGGGGAGCGCGATGGCGACCAAGCCGCCCACAGGTGATCCGGTACAGGACGCACCACAGGTCACACCGCCCAAGCACGCGGCCGCGGGCCTGCCCGCCATCGGGCACACCCTGCGGATAGCGCAGCAGCAGATGGGCGTCGCCCGCACGGCCCGCACCCTGCTCAAGGTCAACCAGAAGGACGGCTTCGACTGCCCGGGCTGCGCCTGGCCCGAGGGCGACAAGCGGCACACGGCCGAGTTCTGCGAGAACGGCGCCAAGGCCGTCGCGGAAGAGGCCACGCTGCGCCGGGTCACCCCCGGATTCTTCGCCGCGCACCCGCTGGCCGACCTGGCCACCCGCTCCGGCTACTGGCTCGGACAGCAGGGCCGCATCACCGAACCGATGTACCTCCCCGAGGGCGGCGACCGCTACGAGCCGGTCACCTGGGAGCGGGCCTTCGCGATCATCGCCGAGGAGCTGACCGCCCTCGGCTCCCCCGACGAGGCCCTCTTCTACACCTCGGGCCGCACCAGCAACGAGGCCGCGTTCCTCTTCCAGCTCTTCGCCCGCGAGTTCGGCACCAACAACCTGCCCGACTGCTCGAACATGTGCCACGAGTCCTCGGGCTCCGCGCTGACCGAGACCATCGGCATCGGCAAGGGCAGCGTCTCCCTCGAAGACCTCCACCAGGCCGACCTGATCATCGTCGCCGGGCAGAACCCGGGCACCAACCACCCGCGCATGCTCTCCGCCCTGGAGAAGGCCAAGACCGCCGGCGCGAAGATCATCTCGGTGAACCCGCTGCCCGAGGCCGGCATGGAGCGGTTCAAGAACCCGCAGACCCCGGTCGGCATGCTCAAGGGCACCGCCCTCAACGACCTCTTCCTGCAGATCCGCATCGGCGGCGACCAGGCCCTCTTCCGCCTCCTCAACAAGCTCGTCATCGCGACCGAGGGCGCCACCGACGAGGCCTTCATCCGCGAGCACACCCACGGCTACGACGAACTCGCGGCCGCCGCGAAGGAAGCCGACTGGGACGAGACCCTCACCGCGACCGGCCTGACCCGCCCCGAGATCGAGCGCGCCCTGGCCATGATCCTGGCCTCCGAGCGCACCATCGTCTGCTGGGCCATGGGCCTCACCCAGCACAAGCACGCCGTCGCCACCATCCGCGAGGTCGTCAACCTGCTCCTGCTGCGCGGCAACATCGGCCGCCCCGGCGCCGGCGTCTGCCCCGTCCGCGGCCACTCCAACGTGCAGGGCGACCGCACCATGGGGATCTTCGAACGGCCCGCACCCGCCTTCCTCGACGCCCTCGACAAGGAATTCGGGATCACCTCGCCGCGCGGCCACGGCTACGACGTGGTCCGCTCCATCGAGGCGATGCGCGACGGCAACGCCAAGGTCCTCTTCGCGATGGGCGGCAATTTCGTCGGCGCCACCCCCGACACCGACGTCACCGAGGCCGCGATCCGCCGCACGGCCCTGACCGTCCACGTGTCCACCAAGCTCAACCGCTCCCACGCGGTCACCGGCCGGCGCGCCCTGATCCTGCCCACCCTCGGCCGTACCGACAAGGACGTACAGGCGAGCGGCAAGCAGTTCGTCACAGTCGAGGACTCCATGGGCATGGTCCACGCCTCCCGCGGCAACCTCGCCCCGGCCTCCCCGCACCTGCTCTCCGAGCCCGCGATCGTGGCCCGCATGGCCCGCGCGGTCCTCGGCGAGGCCTCCGCCACCCCGTGGGAGCAGTTCGAGTCCGACTACGGCTCGATCCGCGAACGCATCTCCCGCGTGATCCCCGGCTTCGAGGACTTCAACGCCCGCGCCGCCCGCCCGGCCGGCTTCCGGCTCCCGCACGCCCCGCGCGACGAGCGCCGCTTCCCGACGAGGACCGGCAAGGCCAACTTCACCGCCGCCCCCGTGGAGTACCCGCGCGTCCCGGCGGGACGGCTGCTCCTGCAGACCCTGCGCAGCCACGACCAGTACAACACCACGATCTACGGCCTGGACGACCGTTACCGCGGCATCACCGGCGGCCGCCGCGTGGTCATGGTGAACCCGCAGGACGCGGCCGAGCTGGGCCTGGCCGACGGTTCGTACACGGACCTGGTGAGCGAGTGGAAGGACGGCGTGGAGCGGCGCGCGCCCGGCTTCCGCGTCGTGCACTACCCGACCGCCCGCGGCTGCGCGGCCGCCTACTACCCGGAGACCAACGTGCTGGTCCCGCTGGACTCGACCGCGGACACCAGCAACACCCCGGCCAGCAAGTCCGTCGTCGTGCGCTTCGAACCGGCCTGATAGAACGACCTCAGGACAAGATGGTTAACGATCGTTGACGAACGGAGCCTGAGCATGGGCGAGCAGCACGCAGTGAAGTTCCCGCAGGAGGTCCTCGACGAGTACGCGGCCCTGGGCATCGACCTGCCCGCGCTGTTCTCGGCGGGACACCTGGGCGAGCGGATGGACATCCGCATCCTGGAGGCCTCCGCCGACCGCGTCGTCGGCACCATGCCCGTCGAGGGCAACACCCAGCCGTACGGGCTGCTCCACGGCGGCGCCTCGGCGGTGCTGGCCGAGACCCTCGGCTCGGTCGGCGCCATGATGCACGGCGGCATCACCAAGATCGCCGTCGGCGTGGACCTGAACTGCACCCACCACCGGGGCGCCCGCTCCGGCATCGTCACCGGCGTCGCCACCCCGGTCCACCGCGGCCGCTCGACCACCACCTTCGAGATCGTCATCACCGACGAACAGGACAAGCGGATCTGCACCGCCCGCCTGACCTGCCTGCTGCGCGACGCCGACCAGGCCGCCTCGGGAGCCTGACCCCCGGGCCGCCGTCCCCCGGCCGCCGACACCGCAGCACCACGGCACAGCCACAGCACCACGGCCAGGCCACCACCCGACAGGCCCGGACCCCGCCCGCACGGAACGGCGGCGGCTCCGGGCCTGCGCGCGATACCGGACGGCACAGCACCCGCCAACCGCCCGGAATCCGCCAGTCCGCACGCTTCGCGGTGAGATCTGTTGTGTCACCGATGGTCACGGCCTACCGTCCCCCCATGGGGACCCTGCCACGCACGGCCCGGTACGCCGCCCACACCCTCCTCGCGGCGCTCGCCCTGTCCGGATGCTCATCCTCCGCGCCACCCTCCGCGGCGGGTTCCACGAGCCCCTCCGCCGCCCCCACCTCCGCTCCCCCCTCGCCCGTACAGGTGTGCACGAGCCTCGTGTCCTACTGGGCGAAGGAGACCCTCATGGGCACCACGTGGTCCGGTCTCGACTGGGAGCAGAAGGGCCTGTCCAACGACCAGTACGCCATCCACGAGGACGCCGTCGCCGCAGGTCGGGCCGAGGAACGAACTGCCGGGCAGGACAAGGCACTTGAGCTGATCGACCGGTTCGTGGCGCGGCGCTGCGCCGCCGAGGGCGGTGCGACGCGCAGCTCGGAGAACTGGCGCCCGCCGACGTGACCGAGGTCACCGCATTCCCGAGCGCGCTGTCCGGCTTCCGGGCAGATACCCCCGCGGGACCGAACCGCAGGTGAGGGGCCGTACGGCCACCTGGACAAGATCCACTCGCGTACGGAAGTGACCTCTTGACCGTCACTCTGCGTAATAAGCACGGGGGTCCGAATCCGCTTTTTCCCTTAAGAAAGACCACTCGGAGGATTCCTATGGACACGCGCAGCCACATTCGGCCGAAAATGATCTAAGACAGGTGCATGAAGGCCTCAAGCCCCTTAGGAGAACAGGTAATTCTCAGGATGCGGACACCCCTCAAGGTAAGAAAACGTCCGATTTGTCCACACTCCCGCAGCACATTCTTGGCCTTGGCATAACAAGAGCGTCACATCCTCCTTTCCCTGCTCCCCGTGCTCGCCACCTCGGGCCTAGAGTCACGGCCAGTCACCGCGCCGCAGGGCGCAATCAGCACGGCCGTGGACCTCCCAGTGCGGCCCGGCGACCTAACGGCACCTCTCAGGAGAGAGCCGCGCCAGGGAAAGGAAGAATCGTGCGACACCGTTCTTTGCTCGTCCTCACCACCGTGATCACCACGGGAGCACTGACCCTCACCGCTTGCGGATCGCGCGACGGCGGAGACTCCAAGGACAACGGCGGCGGCAAGAAGACCACCGTCGTCATCGGTGTGGACGCCCCGCTCACCGGCTCGCTCTCCGCGCTCGGCCAGGGCATCAAGAACTCCGTCGACCTCGCGGCCAAGACGGCCAACAAGAACAACGAGGTCCCGGGCATCGAGTTCAAGGTCGAGGCCCTCGACGACCAGGCCGTCCCCGCCTCCGGTCAGGCCAACGCCACCAAGCTCGTCGGCAACAAGGACGTCCTCGGCGTCGTCGGCCCGCTGAACTCCGGCGTCGCCCAGCAGATGCAGGGCGTCTTCGCCTCCGCCAACCTGGCGCAGGTCTCCCCCGCCAACACCAACCCCGCGCTCAGCCAGGGCGACAACTGGGGCAAGGGCGAGTTCAAGCGCGGCTTCAAGACCTACTTCCGCACCGCCGCCACCGACGTGGTCCAGGGCAAGTTCGCCGCCCAGTACCTCTTCAAGGACGCCGGCAAGAAGAAGGTCTTCATCGTCGACGACAAGCAGACCTACGGCGCCGGCCTCGCCGCCATCTTCGCCGAGGAGTTCAAGAAGCTCGGCGGCGAGGTCGTCGGCACCGACCACGTCACCGTGAAGGAGACCGACTTCTCCTCCACCGCCGACAAGGTCAAGTCCTCCGGCGCCGACTCCGTCTACTTCGGCGGCCAGTACCCCGAGGGCGGCCTCCTCGCCGACCAGATCAAGAAGACCGGCGCCAACGTCCCCCTCATGGGCGGCGACGGCATCCAGGACCCGGCCTTCATCAGCGCCTCCGGTGAGGCCAACGAGGGCGACCTCGCCACCTCCATCGGCTACCCGGTCGAGAAGCTCGACACCGCCAAGAAGTTCATCGAGGACTACAAGGCCGAGGGCTACAAGGACCCGTACGCCGCCTACGGTGGCTACTCCTACGACGCCGGCTGGGCCGTCATCCAGGCCGTCAAGGCCGCCGTCGCCGCCAACAACGGCAAGCTCCCCACCGACGCCCGCGCCAAGGTCGTCGAGGCACTCGGCAAGGTCTCCTTCGAAGGCGTGACCGGCAAGGTCGCCTTCGACGAGTACGGCGACACCACCAACAAGCAGCTCACCGTCTACAAGGTCGAGGGCGGCAAGTGGGTCGACGTCAAGAGCGACACCTTCAACCAGTAAGCCAGTAACCCCCAGCACCACCCGTAACACCTGAACCAATCGCCGCGCGAGGGCGCAAACAGCGCCCTCGCGCGGAGTCTTATCCGACACGCTCATCGGAGGCCCTGCGGTGCACGAACTGCCGCAACAGCTGGCCAACGGCCTGGCCCTCGGTGCTCTCTATGGCCTCATCGCCATCGGGTACACCATGGTCTACGGCATCGTCCAGCTCATCAACTTCGCCCACGGCGAGATCTTCATGATCGGCGGCTTCGGCGCCCTCAGCGCCTACGCCATCCTCCCGACCGGCACCTCCCTGCTGATCGCGATACCCGTCATGATCGTCGGAGGTGCCGCCACCTCCGTCGCCGTGGCCTGCGCAGCCGAACGCTTCGCCTACCGCCCACTGCGCAGCGCCCCCCGGCTCGCACCCCTCATCACCGCAATCGGCCTCTCGATCGCGCTCCAGCAGCTCGTCTGGCAGTTCTACCCGGACGCCAAGAAGGCCGTCAGCTTCCCTGAATTCAAGGGCGCCGCCTTCAAGATCACCGACAGCCTGGCCATCCAGCGCGCGGACCTCTTCGTCCTCATCCTCGCCCCGCTCTGCATGCTCGCCCTCGGCATCTTCGTCCAGAAGAGCCGCAGCGGCCGCGCCATGCAGGCCACCGCGCAGGACCCCGACACCGCCAAGCTGATGGGCATCAACACCGACCGCATCATCGTCATGGCCTTCGCCATCGGTGCCGCGTTCGCCGCCGTCGCCGCCGTCGCCTACGGCCTCGACAAGGGCCAGATCAACTTCGAGATGGGCTTCATCCTCGGCCTCAAGGCCTTCACCGCAGCCGTCCTCGGCGGCATCGGCAACATCTACGGAGCCATGGTCGGCGGCGTCGTCCTCGGACTCGCCGAAGCCCTCTCCATCGCCTACATCGAAGACATCCCCGGCATGTCGCAGCTCGGCGGTGGCGCCTGGTCCAACGTCTGGGCCTTCGTACTCCTCATCGTCGTCCTCCTCGTGCGGCCACAAGGCCTGCTCGGCGAGCGCGTCGCGGATCGGGCGTGAGAACCATGACCACCAACACCACCCCGCAGACCGCCGACACGGTGAAGCAGGGCCCCGCGCCCACCACCCTCCTCTACGCGGTCATCGCAGGCAGCCTCCTCACCATCGTCAGCGCCTTCCTCGCGTGGACCTGGACCGCCGAATTCCCCGGCGACCTGACCTACTACGGAAGCCCCGCAGGCCTCCAGTACGTCACCCTCGCCGGAGCCGCCCTCACCCTCGCCCACGCGCTCTCCGCACTCGGCGTCAAGGGCCTCGGCTGGCTCACCCCCAACGGCTCCCGCAAAGCCCTCTTCTTCCTCACCCTCGGCAACCTCGCCGCCACCTGGTTCACGGTCATCGCCATCACCGTCGTCCTCGGCGGAGTCGTCAACCTCGAACCCGGCGCCTACGTCGCCATCATCGGCACGCTCATCCCGGTCCTCGCCGTGAACAAGCTCGCCGACGACACCCGCAA encodes:
- the polA gene encoding DNA polymerase I, with translation MDGHSLAYRAFFALPAENFTTATGQPTNAIYGFASMLANTLRDEAPTHFAVAFDVSRKTWRSTEFPEYKANRSKTPDEFKGQVELIGELLDAMHVPRFAVDGFEADDVIATLATQAEAAGFDVLIVTGDRDSFQLVSEHTTVLYPTKGVSELTRFTPEKVEEKYGLTPQQYPDFAALRGDPSDNLPGIPGVGEKTAAKWITQFGSFAELVERAEEVKGKAGQNFRDHLEAVKLNRVLTEMVKDVELDKAPADLERLAYDRTALLGVLDVLEIRNASLRERLLAVDPGAAVEEAPAPAAGVELDASVLGTGELAPWLESHAGGPLGVATVDSWALGQGSVTEIALAAAGGAAAWFTPAELDEADERAFAAWAADAAKPKVVHNAKGLMRVFPEHGWTLAGVTMDTALAAYLVKPGRRSFALDALSMEYLHRELAPAAADGQLAFGADETAEAEALMAQARAVLDLGDAFTDKLAEVGAAELLHDMELPTSELLARMERSGIAADRDHLEAMEQQFAGAVQQAVKEAHATVGHEFNLGSPKQLQEVFFGELDLPKTKKTKTGYTTDADALAWLATQTDHELPVIMLRHREQAKLRVTVEGLVKTIAADGRVHTSFSQTVAATGRLSSTDPNLQNVPVRTDEGRAIRRGFVVGEGFESLMTADYSQIELRVMAHLSEDEGLIEAFATGEDLHTTVASQVFGVERDQVDAEMRRKIKAMSYGLAYGLSAFGLAQQLNIEPAEARGLMETFFERFGGVRDYLHRVVEEARATGYTATVFGRRRYLPDLGSDNRQRREAAERMALNAPIQGTAADIVKVAMLRVDKAIAEAGLRSRMLLQVHDEIVLEIAPGEREQVEELVRREMGAAVELRAALDVSVGVGPDWESAAH
- a CDS encoding FdhF/YdeP family oxidoreductase — translated: MATKPPTGDPVQDAPQVTPPKHAAAGLPAIGHTLRIAQQQMGVARTARTLLKVNQKDGFDCPGCAWPEGDKRHTAEFCENGAKAVAEEATLRRVTPGFFAAHPLADLATRSGYWLGQQGRITEPMYLPEGGDRYEPVTWERAFAIIAEELTALGSPDEALFYTSGRTSNEAAFLFQLFAREFGTNNLPDCSNMCHESSGSALTETIGIGKGSVSLEDLHQADLIIVAGQNPGTNHPRMLSALEKAKTAGAKIISVNPLPEAGMERFKNPQTPVGMLKGTALNDLFLQIRIGGDQALFRLLNKLVIATEGATDEAFIREHTHGYDELAAAAKEADWDETLTATGLTRPEIERALAMILASERTIVCWAMGLTQHKHAVATIREVVNLLLLRGNIGRPGAGVCPVRGHSNVQGDRTMGIFERPAPAFLDALDKEFGITSPRGHGYDVVRSIEAMRDGNAKVLFAMGGNFVGATPDTDVTEAAIRRTALTVHVSTKLNRSHAVTGRRALILPTLGRTDKDVQASGKQFVTVEDSMGMVHASRGNLAPASPHLLSEPAIVARMARAVLGEASATPWEQFESDYGSIRERISRVIPGFEDFNARAARPAGFRLPHAPRDERRFPTRTGKANFTAAPVEYPRVPAGRLLLQTLRSHDQYNTTIYGLDDRYRGITGGRRVVMVNPQDAAELGLADGSYTDLVSEWKDGVERRAPGFRVVHYPTARGCAAAYYPETNVLVPLDSTADTSNTPASKSVVVRFEPA
- a CDS encoding PaaI family thioesterase, which codes for MGEQHAVKFPQEVLDEYAALGIDLPALFSAGHLGERMDIRILEASADRVVGTMPVEGNTQPYGLLHGGASAVLAETLGSVGAMMHGGITKIAVGVDLNCTHHRGARSGIVTGVATPVHRGRSTTTFEIVITDEQDKRICTARLTCLLRDADQAASGA
- a CDS encoding branched-chain amino acid ABC transporter substrate-binding protein, with the translated sequence MRHRSLLVLTTVITTGALTLTACGSRDGGDSKDNGGGKKTTVVIGVDAPLTGSLSALGQGIKNSVDLAAKTANKNNEVPGIEFKVEALDDQAVPASGQANATKLVGNKDVLGVVGPLNSGVAQQMQGVFASANLAQVSPANTNPALSQGDNWGKGEFKRGFKTYFRTAATDVVQGKFAAQYLFKDAGKKKVFIVDDKQTYGAGLAAIFAEEFKKLGGEVVGTDHVTVKETDFSSTADKVKSSGADSVYFGGQYPEGGLLADQIKKTGANVPLMGGDGIQDPAFISASGEANEGDLATSIGYPVEKLDTAKKFIEDYKAEGYKDPYAAYGGYSYDAGWAVIQAVKAAVAANNGKLPTDARAKVVEALGKVSFEGVTGKVAFDEYGDTTNKQLTVYKVEGGKWVDVKSDTFNQ
- a CDS encoding branched-chain amino acid ABC transporter permease, with amino-acid sequence MHELPQQLANGLALGALYGLIAIGYTMVYGIVQLINFAHGEIFMIGGFGALSAYAILPTGTSLLIAIPVMIVGGAATSVAVACAAERFAYRPLRSAPRLAPLITAIGLSIALQQLVWQFYPDAKKAVSFPEFKGAAFKITDSLAIQRADLFVLILAPLCMLALGIFVQKSRSGRAMQATAQDPDTAKLMGINTDRIIVMAFAIGAAFAAVAAVAYGLDKGQINFEMGFILGLKAFTAAVLGGIGNIYGAMVGGVVLGLAEALSIAYIEDIPGMSQLGGGAWSNVWAFVLLIVVLLVRPQGLLGERVADRA